The Pygocentrus nattereri isolate fPygNat1 chromosome 2, fPygNat1.pri, whole genome shotgun sequence genome has a window encoding:
- the LOC119261755 gene encoding NLR family CARD domain-containing protein 3-like has translation MEITPGRCSQDAPIDCSDIFQPLQGPEGQTREENIRAVETDSLRHREREDYRPEEQKLRTVLTKAIAGIGKTVSLQKFILDWAEGKANQDVELMIVLPFRELNLIKVDRYSLHGLLCAFHPELKDLDPEIYDQIKAVFIFDGLDESRIPLDFEECEKVPDITMASSVGVLMTNLIEGELLSSALIWITSRPAAVNQIPPKYINRLTEIQGFSDPQKEEYFSLRITDEDHAKRIISHIKAARSLHIMCHIPVFCWISATVLQQIIKQRRTEIPKTLTEMYSHFLLTQTNMKN, from the coding sequence ATGGAGATAACACCCGGGAGATGTTCCCAAGACGCTCCAATCGACTGCTCAGACATCTTTCAACCTCTACAAGGTCCTGAAGGACAAACACGAGAAGAGAACATTAGAGCTGTGGAGACTGACAGTctcagacacagagaaagagaagattaCAGACCAGAAGAGCAGAAGCTCAGAACAGTTCTGACTAAAGCCATTGCCGGAATTGGAAAAACTGTCTCATTGCAGAAGTTCATTCTGGACTGGGCTGAAGGAAAAGCCAATCAGGATGTAGAGCTCATGATTGTGCTTCCATTCCGGGAGCTGAACCTGATTAAAGTTGATCGATACAGTCTTCATGGACTTCTGTGTGCCTTCCATCCTGAGCTCAAGGATCTGGACCCAGAGATTTATGATCAGATCAaggctgtgtttatatttgatGGTCTGGATGAAAGCAGAATTCCACTGGACTTTGAAGAGTGTGAGAAAGTACCTGACATCACCATGGCATCATCAGTGGGTGTGTTGATGACCAACCTCATCGAAGGAGAGCTGCTTTCCTCTGCTCTGATCTGGATCACCTCCCGACCAGCAGCAGTCAATCAGATCCCTCCTAAATACATCAACCGTCTGACAGAGATTCAGGGTTTCAGTGACCCACAGAAGGAAGAGTACTTCAGTTTAAGGATCACTGATGAAGACCACGCCAAGAGAATCATCTCCCACATTAAGGCAGCAAGGAGCCTCCACATCATGTGCCACATTCCAGTCTTCTGCTGGATCTCAGCCACTGTTCTTCAGCAGATCATCAAACAGCGTCGTACAGAAATTCCTAAAACTCTGACTGAAATGTACTCACACTTCCTGCTCACTCAGACCAACATGAAGAATTAG